In Opisthocomus hoazin isolate bOpiHoa1 chromosome 17, bOpiHoa1.hap1, whole genome shotgun sequence, one DNA window encodes the following:
- the LOC104327410 gene encoding CCN family member 2-like isoform X1 codes for MSGSLGTVTWTLFLLLLAPGWVDPQACTYPCQCPSQPLQCPAGTSHVLDACGCCKVCARQLGELCSPQKPCDHHKGLYCDFSKIHRGSGICLAHEGATCDLLGKIYHNGENFQPTCKLQCICMDGAIGCIPLCSDDLRLPSPECPSPRRVKVRNKCCEEWICEEGGEENRFETAMAVFREDPAHKPELNNLQENCLVQTTEWSACSRSCGMGISARVTNDNPQCRLEKETRLCMVRPCDFPMEKTKKGKKCMRTPKPRQSLHFEFSGCTSTRSYRPKFCGSCTDGRCCTPYVTSTVEVEFRCPEGDFFQRKMMFIKMCSCHYDCPRDNDIFLATYHRRMIGDHVKTETQ; via the exons ATGTCTGGCAGCTTGGGGACAGTGACCTGGaccctgttcctcctcctcctggcaccTGGCTGG GTCGACCCGCAGGCCTGCACGTATCCATGCCAGTGTCCCTCCCAGCCTCTGCAGTGCCCCGCTGGCACCAGCCATGTCTTGGATGCCTGCGGCTGCTGCAAGGTGTGTGCCCGGCAGCTTGGCGAGCTCTGTTCCCCGCAGAAACCCTGCGATCATCACAAGGGACTCTACTGCGACTTCTCCAAAATCCACAGAGGCAGTGGGATCTGCTTAG CTCACGAGGGCGCGACTTGTGACCTGCTGGGCAAGATCTACCACAACGGGGAGAACTTCCAGCCCACCTGCAAGCTGCAGTGCATCTGCATGGACGGGGCCATCGGCTGCATCCCGCTCTGCTCCGACGACCTGCGACTGCCATCCCCTGAGTGCCCCAGCCCGCGGCGGGTGAAGGTCCGCAATAAGTGCTGCGAAGAGTGGATCTGCGAGGAGGGCGGCGAGGAAAACCGCTTCGAAACAGCCATGGCGG TTTTCAGGGAGGATCCAGCACACAAGCCAGAGCTGAATAACCTGCAGGAGAACTGCTTGGTGCAGACCACCGAGTGGAGCGCTTGCTCCAGGAGCTGTGGCATGGGCATCTCGGCCCGAGTGACCAACGACAACCCCCAGTGCCGCCTGGAGAAGGAGACCCGGCTCTGCATGGTCCGGCCCTGCGACTTCCCCATGGAGAAGACCAAG AAGGGGAAGAAGTGCATGCGGACCCCGAAGCCACGCCAGAGCCTCCACTTTGAGTTTTCAGGCTGCACCAGCACCCGTTCCTACCGGCCCAAGTTCTGCGGGAGCTGCACGGACGGCCGCTGCTGCACCCCGTACGTCACCAGCACCGTGGAGGTGGAGTTCCGCTGCCCCGAGGGGGACTTCTTCCAGCGGAAGATGATGTTCATCAAGATGTGCTCCTGCCACTACGACTGTCCCCGAGACAACGACATCTTCCTGGCCACGTATCACCGGAGGATGATTGGGGACCACGTCAAGACAGAGACGCAGTAG
- the LOC104327410 gene encoding CCN family member 2-like isoform X2: MSGSLGTVTWTLFLLLLAPGWVDPQACTYPCQCPSQPLQCPAGTSHVLDACGCCKVCARQLGELCSPQKPCDHHKGLYCDFSKIHRGSGICLAHEGATCDLLGKIYHNGENFQPTCKLQCICMDGAIGCIPLCSDDLRLPSPECPSPRRVKVRNKCCEEWICEEGGEENRFETAMAVFREDPAHKPELNNLQENCLVQTTEWSACSRSCGMGISARVTNDNPQCRLEKETRLCMVRPCDFPMEKTKGKKCMRTPKPRQSLHFEFSGCTSTRSYRPKFCGSCTDGRCCTPYVTSTVEVEFRCPEGDFFQRKMMFIKMCSCHYDCPRDNDIFLATYHRRMIGDHVKTETQ, encoded by the exons ATGTCTGGCAGCTTGGGGACAGTGACCTGGaccctgttcctcctcctcctggcaccTGGCTGG GTCGACCCGCAGGCCTGCACGTATCCATGCCAGTGTCCCTCCCAGCCTCTGCAGTGCCCCGCTGGCACCAGCCATGTCTTGGATGCCTGCGGCTGCTGCAAGGTGTGTGCCCGGCAGCTTGGCGAGCTCTGTTCCCCGCAGAAACCCTGCGATCATCACAAGGGACTCTACTGCGACTTCTCCAAAATCCACAGAGGCAGTGGGATCTGCTTAG CTCACGAGGGCGCGACTTGTGACCTGCTGGGCAAGATCTACCACAACGGGGAGAACTTCCAGCCCACCTGCAAGCTGCAGTGCATCTGCATGGACGGGGCCATCGGCTGCATCCCGCTCTGCTCCGACGACCTGCGACTGCCATCCCCTGAGTGCCCCAGCCCGCGGCGGGTGAAGGTCCGCAATAAGTGCTGCGAAGAGTGGATCTGCGAGGAGGGCGGCGAGGAAAACCGCTTCGAAACAGCCATGGCGG TTTTCAGGGAGGATCCAGCACACAAGCCAGAGCTGAATAACCTGCAGGAGAACTGCTTGGTGCAGACCACCGAGTGGAGCGCTTGCTCCAGGAGCTGTGGCATGGGCATCTCGGCCCGAGTGACCAACGACAACCCCCAGTGCCGCCTGGAGAAGGAGACCCGGCTCTGCATGGTCCGGCCCTGCGACTTCCCCATGGAGAAGACCAAG GGGAAGAAGTGCATGCGGACCCCGAAGCCACGCCAGAGCCTCCACTTTGAGTTTTCAGGCTGCACCAGCACCCGTTCCTACCGGCCCAAGTTCTGCGGGAGCTGCACGGACGGCCGCTGCTGCACCCCGTACGTCACCAGCACCGTGGAGGTGGAGTTCCGCTGCCCCGAGGGGGACTTCTTCCAGCGGAAGATGATGTTCATCAAGATGTGCTCCTGCCACTACGACTGTCCCCGAGACAACGACATCTTCCTGGCCACGTATCACCGGAGGATGATTGGGGACCACGTCAAGACAGAGACGCAGTAG